GGTGAGGCTACCGATAAAGGTAATCGTGCTGACCGTCGTGACGGACTTTTTACGCGTAAACTTGAGGTCGTCTTCGCAGAAGCTGATGAGCGGCTGGATGATGGAAATGGCGCTCGTGATGCCTGCAAAGAAGAGCATCGTGAACCAAACCGTCTGAAGCACGCCACCGAACGGGAGCGTTCCGAAAACGTAAGGCATCGTCTGGAATCCAAGACCGAACGTGCCGAGCTTGGCGCATTCTTCGATGTTTGCGCCTGCGATAAGCACTGCCATCGGGATCACGACCGTACCACCAATAATCACTTCGGCAAATCCGTTCGTTGCGCTTGCCGTGAGCGAAGAAAGCACGAGGTCTTCCTTTGGCTTGAGGTAGCTTGCGTAGCAGAAGATGATGGCCATACCGAGGCTCATCGTGAAGAACACCTGGCCTGCAGCGGCCATCCATACCTTCGGGCTAGCGAGCTCCGAGAAATCTGGGTTCCACATGAAGGCAAGTCCCTTGCCGATGCCTGGGAGCGTGAGCACGCGGACCACAAGCACAAGGCCCAAAATCAAGAGGATCGGCATGCAAATCTTGTTGGCGCGTTCAATGCCCTTGCGCACACCGAACGAAAGCACAATCATGTTCGCGATAAATGTAATGAGGAAGAAGATGATGGCGACCGGGATGCCTCCGACGCAAGTCTTGAGCATAATGTAATTGCCGAAGAATTCCGTCATTTTTTCCGGCCCCTGCGCGACAACGTCCATCAACGTGCCTGTTGCCGAGTAGAATGCGAATGCCAAAATCCAGGACTGGATAAATCCGTAGTAGAAAATGATGAAAATCGGCGGGAGGAGTCCGAGCGAGCCCAGGTACTTTGCCCACTTCTTTTTCTTTTGGAAAATCACGTGGTACGTGCTTGGGGAGGTGCCGTAATTGTGGTAGCCTGCGTAACGGCCAAGCGTCCATTCAATCCAGGCGAGCGGAATCCCGAGGAACACAAACGCAATGAGGTAGGGGATGATGAATGCGCCGCCGCCATTGGTAGCCGCCTGCACAGGGAATCGAAGAAAATTGCCAAGACCGACTGCGGAACCAGCGACTGCGAGGATGACCCCGAGTTTGGAACCCCAGTTTTCACGATTATTTGCCATGTTCTTTTCCTAAAATTTGAGCCGAAGCTCAGTGAATATCGTGTTAAATTTAGTTATTCCTCGAAAAATGGCAACTTTGAAAAATGTTACGTGTGGGGGGATAAAAAAAAGCGCAGGCCCGGATGAGTCTGCGCTTTGGTTAATGGCGATATGCGCTTACTTATTGTTCGCGCGGATCAAGTTGAGGGCGGAGCCTGCCTTGAACCATGCCCACTGCTGTTCGTTGTAGGTGTGGCTGAGGGCGATGTTATCCACAGAGCCATCCTTGTGGTGGGCAACGAGCGTGAACTCGGAACCCGGAGCGAACTTGGTGAGGCCAACGATGTCGAACACGTCCTGTTCCTGGATCTTGTCGTAGTCGGCGGCGTTCTTGAAGGTGAGGGCGAGCATGCCCTGCTTCTTGAGGTTCGTTTCGTGAATGCGGGCGAAGCTCTTCACGATCACGGCCTTCACGCCGAGGAAGCGCGGTTCCATGGCGGCATGTTCGCGGCTGGAACCTTCACCGTAGTTTTCGTCACCGATCACGATAGAGCCCGTGCCCTTGGCCTTGTAAATCTTGGCAAGTTCCGGAACTTCCTTGTAGCTACCGCACTGGCAGAGAACCTTGTTCGTTTCGCCATTGAAGGCATTCACAGCGCCGATGAGCATGTTGTTCGAAATGTTTTCGAGGTGACCGCGGTAGTTGAGCCACGGACCAGCCATAGAAATGTGGTCGGTGGTGCACTTGCCCTTCGCCTTGATGAGGAGCGGGGCGCCCGCGATGTCCTTGCCGTCCCAAGCCGCGAACGGGGCGAGAGCCTGGAGGCGCTTGCTTGTCGGGTTGATGGAAACGGTGATGTTGGAGCCGTCAGCAGCCGGAGCCTGGTAGCCAGCGTCCTTCACGTCGAAGCCCTTCGGCGGGAGTTCGCACTGTTCCGGCGGGTCGAGCTTCACGGCCTTGCCTTCGTTGTTCACGAGGGTGTCGGTCATCGGGTTGAAGCGGATGTCGCCAGAGAGGGCGGCGATCACAGCCATGAGCGGGGAGGCAACGAAAGCGTGCGTGTTCGGGTTGCCGTCAGCGCGCTTGGCGAAGTTGCGGTTAAAGCTGTGGACGATGGTGTTGAGTTCCTTCTTGTCGGCACCGGCGCGGTCCCAGCGGCCAATGCAAGGACCGCAAGCGTTTGTCATGATTGTTGCACCGAACTGCTTGAACAAGTCGATGAGACCATCGCGTTCAGCAGTGTAGCGAACTTGTTCGGAACCCGGGTTGATGAGGAGCGGGCACTTCGGGGAAAGACCCTTGGCGAGAGCCTGCTTGATCATGTTGGCTGCCATGTAGAGGTCTTCGTAGCTGGAGTTCGTGCAAGAACCGATGAGGGCGGCACTCACGACCGGCGTAGATTCCGGCTTCGTTTCGGTAGCCTTGAGGGATTCTGCCATGTCGGTCACGGCGTAGGCGCGGTCCGGGCTGAACGGGCCGTTGAAGTGCGGCACGAGCGTGCTCAGGTCAATTTCCACAACGCGGTCAAAATACTTTTCCGGTTCGGCTTCAACTTCCGGGTCGGCCTTGAGGTCGGCGGCAATCTTGTCGGCGGCGTCAGCGACGTCGGCACGGCCAGTAGCGCGGAGGTAACGGTTCATGGAATCGTCGTAGCTGAAGGTGGAGCAGGTTGCGCCCACTTCGGCACCCATGTTGGCAATTGTTGCCTTGCCGGTAGCGGAGAGGCTGCGAGCGCCTTCGCCAAAGTATTCGATAATGGCGTTGGTGCCACCCTTAACGGTGAGGATGCCTGCGAGCTTGAGGATGATGTCCTTGGCGGTAGCGAAGCCCTGGAGCTTGCCGGTGAGCTTCACGCCGATCATCTTCGGGTACTTGAGTTCCCACGGGAGGCCGACCATGGCATCCACGGCGTCTGCACCGCCCACGCCAATCGCGAGCATGCCGAGGCCGCCGGCGTTCACGGTGTGGGAGTCGGTACCAATCATCATTCCGCCTGGGAAGGCATAGTTTTCGAGCACCACCTGGTGGATGATGCCTGCACCCGGGAGCCAGCAGTCAATGCCGTACTTGGCAGAGACGGACTGCAAGAAGTCGTACACTTCCTTGCTTTCTTCCTTGGCGCGGGGGAGGTCCTTTTCGACACCTTCGCGAGCGATAATCAAGTGGTCGCAGTGCACGGAACTCGGCACAGCCACGCGGGACTTGCCTGCAGTCGTGAACTGGAGGAGGGCCATCTGGGCAGTTGCGTCTTGCATGGCCACGCGGTCCGGGTGGAATTCGGCAAAATCAGCGCCGCGCTTGTAGGTTCTGTTTTCTGCGCCATCGATCAGGTGGCTGTAGAGAATCTTCTCGGCGAGAGTGAGCGGGCGGCCAAGCTGCTTGCGGGCAACAGCGACGCGTGCAGGAATGCGAGCGTATGTGGCCTGGATCATGTCGAAATTAAAAAGCATAGTTACCTCATGAATTTAACGACAAAAAAGATAGAAATTTTAGCATAAAAAGGGGGGAGGGTTCCCCCTCGCTCCAGCCTTGCCCTGTGTCATTCCGTGCGTACATTGTGTCACCTTGAGCGGAGTGCAAAGCACGGAGTCGAATGGGTCTAGGGCAAGTCTTACACGACCCCCACAGCGGGGGCCACCCCCGCAACGCCCTCGGAATGAAAGCTTTATTCTTTCAGTTCTCCGCTACAAGGGTATTGCTTGAGCCACTCTATAATTTGCTCTTTGGTGTGCTTTTCGGAACAGATTTCCGGATAGATTTTAGGTTCGATTTCTTCTGGATCAAGACCGAAGTTCATGGCAGCCCAAAAGCCGATTCCAGAACCGACTCCGATTGCAAGGCCTGCTAAAGGATTTGCTGTAACCTGAATTCCGACTAAAGACAATAAGACTCCTTCAAGTATGGACGACCCAAGAAGATTCTTTCGTTCCATCTGTTGACAGTAATCCAGCGAATCAACTGAAATTTGATACAACATTTTGCCGTAATCTTGCTTTAGCCATACTGTGTTGCTCTCTTCGTTATAGCAAATTCCTTTGGAAGTTACTGCAATAATCGAATCGTTTGGGCGGAAAATTGTGGAAATTGTTTGTGAACTGCCTGCTACATGAAACCAATGGCGTTTTATCGTATGGAACGAATTTGTATCGGCCAAAGTTGTTTTTAAGGTTTTCATTTTTTCTGTGTTCTTGTTTGCCTCTTTTCTTATGTCATCATTTCCGCCAATTGGTATTGCTCCTGAAAATCCCCATAAATCGACAGTAAAGGCAAAGCGGTTTCGCTTTTCATCAATGTCGCGACCATAGCGGAATTCTAACGATATTTTTGCTTTTTCGCCAATGGGACGGGTGGTGTAAATTCCTCCGCCAACTTCGGTATAAAATTTGGGGCGAGGTCTTGGATAACGGTCTATTTTCGTTCCTTCTTCATCGACATAATAAAGTTCTCTGCCGTTTCTAGAAATGTGTTCTGTGAATCCAATTTTCCATGTATTGTTGATAGGAATTTGTTCGATAAGCATGCCTCCTCCAGTGTAATTAGCGAAGAACATTTTGTCTTCTGTTTTGCTGAGTGGTGCCCAAAATAAGCCATGTGTATTTGCCCATCCCGTCAAGCCAAAGTAAGGCGAGACAAAACCGCCTTGCAAAAAGGGCGTAAATGTCTGGAGTCCAAACCCGAAGGTGAAATAGCCTCCGCTGATGTATCTTGCAAATGTTGCGTCGCCCCACCATTCGGCATGGCTTTTATGGCTGTAGCTGTTTCTTTCGTGGTTGCCGTTATCGAGTTGTCCTGCATAATAAGAAAATGCAATGCTGTTTACGGCATTGTCGCTTTTGTAGCTGTCCATGTAAGATGCTGCCGGGGGAGGCCGCATAATGGAACTGCAACTTGCCAAAAATAGTGCGAATGCTATAATAAATAATCTTGTTCTAAATGTCATAGGAGTACACTAAAAGAAAAGGCAAAGTACATTAAAGAATTGTTGTCGGTCCGTATTCCCATTTCGAAAGAACTTAAAAATGCGTAGTGTCCTTTTCTGTTAGATTCATTCAATAAAGGTGAGTTAGAGTAAATTAAAAAATCTAGTCCGTAATAAAATATATTTTCTTCGATATTGTGTTTTCCGCTGTATTGTGGTGTGCTTGAATTGAAGATTTTGTTATCGGTATTCGAATATTCTTCTTTGTAGCCTACGTTCAAAAAATGCATTTGGCGAATTCCGCCGTGGGT
This is a stretch of genomic DNA from Fibrobacter sp. UWB13. It encodes these proteins:
- a CDS encoding aconitate hydratase encodes the protein MLFNFDMIQATYARIPARVAVARKQLGRPLTLAEKILYSHLIDGAENRTYKRGADFAEFHPDRVAMQDATAQMALLQFTTAGKSRVAVPSSVHCDHLIIAREGVEKDLPRAKEESKEVYDFLQSVSAKYGIDCWLPGAGIIHQVVLENYAFPGGMMIGTDSHTVNAGGLGMLAIGVGGADAVDAMVGLPWELKYPKMIGVKLTGKLQGFATAKDIILKLAGILTVKGGTNAIIEYFGEGARSLSATGKATIANMGAEVGATCSTFSYDDSMNRYLRATGRADVADAADKIAADLKADPEVEAEPEKYFDRVVEIDLSTLVPHFNGPFSPDRAYAVTDMAESLKATETKPESTPVVSAALIGSCTNSSYEDLYMAANMIKQALAKGLSPKCPLLINPGSEQVRYTAERDGLIDLFKQFGATIMTNACGPCIGRWDRAGADKKELNTIVHSFNRNFAKRADGNPNTHAFVASPLMAVIAALSGDIRFNPMTDTLVNNEGKAVKLDPPEQCELPPKGFDVKDAGYQAPAADGSNITVSINPTSKRLQALAPFAAWDGKDIAGAPLLIKAKGKCTTDHISMAGPWLNYRGHLENISNNMLIGAVNAFNGETNKVLCQCGSYKEVPELAKIYKAKGTGSIVIGDENYGEGSSREHAAMEPRFLGVKAVIVKSFARIHETNLKKQGMLALTFKNAADYDKIQEQDVFDIVGLTKFAPGSEFTLVAHHKDGSVDNIALSHTYNEQQWAWFKAGSALNLIRANNK
- a CDS encoding sodium-dependent transporter, whose amino-acid sequence is MANNRENWGSKLGVILAVAGSAVGLGNFLRFPVQAATNGGGAFIIPYLIAFVFLGIPLAWIEWTLGRYAGYHNYGTSPSTYHVIFQKKKKWAKYLGSLGLLPPIFIIFYYGFIQSWILAFAFYSATGTLMDVVAQGPEKMTEFFGNYIMLKTCVGGIPVAIIFFLITFIANMIVLSFGVRKGIERANKICMPILLILGLVLVVRVLTLPGIGKGLAFMWNPDFSELASPKVWMAAAGQVFFTMSLGMAIIFCYASYLKPKEDLVLSSLTASATNGFAEVIIGGTVVIPMAVLIAGANIEECAKLGTFGLGFQTMPYVFGTLPFGGVLQTVWFTMLFFAGITSAISIIQPLISFCEDDLKFTRKKSVTTVSTITFIGSLTAIFGLAAGTVDELDFWGGTYLIVFVGMIQAVLFSLVLGRRNAKKAQENGDLPTEVVVEPGENEAFATMNDGSLLKLPRFLRPIILYVCPIYLIVLLVSFTLTDGLPFITLSNVDPNATVTFLGHTFPQIGFTWAFRGFLLVLFLLLNLAIAYAWRKGGPAEKGRSKSIKKMEIGNSDENMEG